A genomic window from Thunnus thynnus chromosome 12, fThuThy2.1, whole genome shotgun sequence includes:
- the acadm gene encoding medium-chain specific acyl-CoA dehydrogenase, mitochondrial — translation MLFSKVLRASVRSGIRLQSSSAAANAKLSSSDHSASLGYSFELSDQQREFQQLARKFAREEIVPVAAEYDKSGEYPVPIIKKAWELGLLNGHIAEEYGGMGLSIFDTCLITEELAYGCTGVQTAIEANSLGQMPVILAGNEAQKKKYLGRMTEEPLMCAYCVTEPGAGSDVAGLKTKAVKMGDEYVVNGQKMWITNGGKANWYFLLARTNTDPKCPAGKAFTGFIVDADTPGIQVGRKEMNMGQRCSDTRGITFEDVRIPKENVLITEGAGFKIAMGAFDKTRPPVAAGATGLAQRALDEATNYALERKTFGRVIAEHQAVSFLLAEMAMKVELARLAYQRAAWEVDQGRRNTYFASIAKAYAGDIANQVASDAVQVFGGNGFNSEYPVEKLMRDAKIYQIYEGTAQIQRLIVAREHLGKFKK, via the exons ATGCTGTTCAGTAAG GTACTCAGAGCCAGTGTGCGGTCAGGGATCCGGTTGCAGAGTTCCAGTGCTGCAGCCAATGCTAAATTGTCATCCAGTGACCATTCAGCATCTCTCGGCTACTCGTTTG AGCTGTCAGATCAGCAGCGAGAGTTCCAACAGCTGGCGAGGAAGTTTGCACGTGAAGAGATTGTCCCTGTCGCAGCAGAATATGATAAAAGTGGTGAA TATCCTGTCCCCATCATCAAGAAAGCATGGGAGCTTGGTCTGTTAAACGGTCACATTGCAGAAGAGTATG GTGGAATGGGCTTGTCGATCTTCGACACCTGCCTCATCACAGAAGAGTTGGCTTATGGCTGCACAGGAGTACAGACTGCTATTGAGGCAAACTCTCTAGGA CAAATGCCTGTCATTCTTGCTGGCAATGAGgcacaaaagaagaaataccTGGGAAGGATGACTGAGGAGCCTCTTATGTGT GCCTACTGTGTCACAGAGCCGGGGGCGGGCTCTGACGTTGCGGGACTCAAGACCAAAGCTGTGAAGATGGGTGATGAGTATGTTGTTAATGGGCAGAAGATGTGGATCACTAACGGTGGTAAAGCTAACTG GTACTTCCTCTTGGCCCGCACTAATACAGATCCTAAATGTCCAGCAGGCAAAGCTTTTACTGGCTTCATTGTGGACGCTGACACTCCAGGAATTCAAGTAGGAAGGAAG GAGATGAACATGGGCCAGAGGTGTTCTGACACCAGAGGCATCACTTTTGAGGATGTGAGGATACCGAAGGAGAACGTCCTGATCACAGAGGGAGCCGGCTTCAAAATTGCCATGGGTGCCTTCGACAAGACCAGGCCACCA GTTGCAGCGGGAGCAACTGGCTTGGCACAGAGGGCACTTGATGAAGCTACCAATTACGCACTGGAGAGGAAGACGTTTGGCAGAGTTATTGCTGAG CACCAGGCCGTGTCCTTCCTCCTGGCTGAGATGGCGATGAAGGTGGAGCTGGCCAGGTTGGCATACCAGCGGGCCGCCTGGGAAGTGGACCAGGGCCGCAGAAACACCTACTTTGCCTCCATTGCCAAGGCGTACGCCGGAGACATCGCCAACCAGGTGGCCTCTGACGCTGTTCAGGTATTTGGAGGCAACGGCTTCAACAGCGAATACCCAGTAGAGAAGCTGATGAGAGATGCCAAGATCTACCAG aTCTACGAGGGCACAGCTCAAATCCAGAGACTCATAGTTGCCCGTGAACACCTGGGAAAATTCAAAAAATGA